Proteins found in one Triticum aestivum cultivar Chinese Spring chromosome 4D, IWGSC CS RefSeq v2.1, whole genome shotgun sequence genomic segment:
- the LOC123098676 gene encoding pentatricopeptide repeat-containing protein At1g09900, with amino-acid sequence MAALRPLSSGLHDALALTTPRPPRLTILAPPNSQMLTSSLPPPTLPATGSKPAAKPKPAAATSVPAAATARLDDGGSGRLSALIRSLCAAGRTADAARALDTGGDDAGIVAYNAMVAGYCRAGQVAAARRLAAAVPVPPNAYTYFPIVRGLCARGRIADALTVLDEMSLRGCAATPPMCHVILEAACRGGGFRSAVRALEALHARGCTLDSGNCNLVVSAICEQGCVDEGVELLRKLPSFGCEPDIVSYNAVLKGLCMAKRWEDVEELMDEMVRVDCPPNIATFNTLIAYLCRNGLYEQVHEALSQMSEHGCTPDLRMYATIIDGICKDGHHEVANDILSRMPSYGLKPNVVCYNTVLKGLCSAERWEEAEDLLAEMFQKDCPLDDVTFNILVDFFCQNGLVDRVIELLEQMLEHGCMPDVITYTTVINGFCKEGLVDEAVMLLKNMSSCGCQPNTISYTIVLKGLCRAERWVDAEELISHMIQQGCLPNPVTFNTLINFLCKKGLVEQAIELLKQMLVNGCSPDLISYSTVIDGLGKAGKTEEAFELFNVMISKGITPNTIIYSSMASALSREGRTDKVIQMFDRIQDATVRSDAVLYNAVISSLCKRWETDRAIDFFAYMVSSGCMPNESTYTILIRGLASEGLVREAQDLLSELCSRRAVRKHLVRHFGIV; translated from the coding sequence ATGGCAGCGCTGCGTCCGCTATCCAGTGGCCTCCACGACGCGCTCGCTCTCACCACACCTCGTCCTCCACGCCTGACCATCCTCGCTCCGCCCAACTCGCAGATGCTCACCTCCTCGCTCCCGCCTCCCACCCTCCCGGCCACAGGCTCGAAGCCTGCAGCCAAGCCcaaacccgccgccgccacctccgtcCCCGCCGCGGCCACGGCCCGCCTCGACGATGGCGGGAGCGGCCGCCTGTCCGCGCTCATCCGCTCCCTCTGCGCCGCTGGCCGCACCGCCGACGCCGCGCGCGCCCTGGACACGGGCGGCGACGACGCCGGCATCGTCGCCTACAACGCCATGGTCGCCGGGTACTGCCGCGCCGGCCAggtcgccgccgcgcgccgcctcgcGGCCGCCGTCCCGGTCCCGCCCAACGCCTACACCTACTTCCCCATCGTGCGCGGCCTCTGCGCGCGGGGCCGGATCGCCGACGCCCTCACGGTGCTCGACGAAATGTCCCTCAGGGGCTGCGCGGCCACCCCGCCCATGTGCCACGTCATCCTGGAGGCCGCGTGCAGGGGCGGCGGGTTCAGGAGCGCCGTGAGGGCTCTCGAGGCGCTGCATGCCAGGGGCTGCACGCTGGACTCCGGCAACTGCAACCTGGTCGTCAGCGCCATCTGCGAGCAAGGGTGCGTGGACGAGGGGGTGGAGCTGCTGAGGAAGCTGCCATCCTTTGGCTGCGAGCCGGACATTGTTAGCTATAACGCGGTGCTCAAGGGCCTGTGCATGGCCAAGAGATGGGAGGACGTGGAGGAGCTCATGGACGAGATGGTTAGGGTGGATTGCCCGCCCAATATCGCCACTTTCAATACCCTCATTGCTTACCTGTGCAGGAACGGGTTGTATGAGCAGGTGCATGAGGCCCTTTCGCAGATGTCGGAGCATGGGTGCACACCGGACTTAAGGATGTACGCGACCATCATCGACGGGATTTGCAAGGACGGGCATCACGAGGTTGCAAACGATATTTTGAGCAGGATGCCTTCTTATGGTCTCAAGCCCAATGTTGTCTGCTACAACACTGTGTTGAAGGGTCTATGCAGTGCTGAGCGGTGGGAGGAAGCTGAGGACTTGCTCGCTGAGATGTTTCAGAAGGATTGCCCCCTCGATGACGTGACATTCAATATACTCGTTGATTTCTTTTGCCAAAACGGGTTGGTCGACAGGGTAATTGAACTTCTTGAGCAGATGTTGGAGCATGGTTGCATGCCGGATGTCATCACATACACTACGGTAATCAATGGCTTTTGCAAAGAAGGGCTTGTTGACGAAGCTGTCATGCTTTTAAAAAATATGTCATCGTGTGGATGCCAGCCAAATACCATAAGCTATACTATTGTGTTGAAAGGTTTGTGCAGAGCGGAGCGCTGGGTAGATGCCGAGGAGCTGATCTCTCATATGATTCAACAAGGCTGTCTTCCGAATCCTGTTACATTCAATACACTCATCAATTTCCTGTGCAAAAAGGGATTAGTGGAGCAGGCAATTGAGCTTCTTAAGCAGATGTTAGTCAATGGGTGCAGTCCTGACCTTATTAGCTACAGCACGGTAATTGATGGACTTGGTAAAGCTGGTAAGACGGAGGAAGCATTCGAGCTGTTTAATGTTATGATCAGCAAAGGGATCACCCCAAATACGATAATTTATTCATCAATGGCATCAGCTCTGTCTAGAGAAGGTAGAACCGACAAGGTTATTCAGATGTTTGACAGGATCCAAGATGCCACAGTGAGGTCTGATGCAGTGCTTTACAATGCTGTCATTTCTTCGCTTTGCAAAAGATGGGAAACTGATCGTGCCATTGATTTTTTTGCCTACATGGTATCAAGTGGGTGCATGCCCAACGAATCAACCTACACTATACTTATTAGAGGTTTAGCTAGTGAAGGATTGGTAAGGGAGGCACAAGATTTGTTGAGTGAACTGTGCTCAAGAAGAGCTGTCAGAAAGCACTTGGTGAGACAT